A portion of the Actinomycetota bacterium genome contains these proteins:
- the thiD gene encoding bifunctional hydroxymethylpyrimidine kinase/phosphomethylpyrimidine kinase, protein MRIPVALTIAGSDSGGGAGIQADIKTFHVLGVHGTCAITSITSQNTRGVSARFDLPAEVVVSQMEAVLEDFDVRSAKTGMLASGAIIDAVAKAVSSRRVPRLVVDPVAVSTSGHSLLDGGGIETIAERLFPLAEVITPNLTEASLLLGGEIADVEAMKEAAASLMDMGPSCVLLKGGHLEGSSQAVDIFYDGSVMVALAAPAVATADTHGTGCMLSAAIAAYLALGHGPLAAADKAKKDVTRALEHALDIGGGSGPVYPRPAS, encoded by the coding sequence ATGCGCATCCCGGTAGCCCTGACCATCGCCGGTTCCGATTCCGGGGGAGGGGCTGGCATCCAGGCCGACATCAAGACCTTTCACGTCCTGGGCGTGCACGGGACTTGCGCCATCACCAGCATCACTTCCCAGAACACCCGGGGCGTCAGCGCGCGCTTCGACCTGCCCGCGGAGGTGGTCGTCTCCCAGATGGAGGCGGTGCTTGAGGACTTCGACGTGAGGAGCGCGAAGACCGGCATGCTCGCCAGCGGGGCCATCATCGATGCCGTGGCTAAGGCGGTGAGCAGCCGCCGCGTCCCGCGGCTGGTGGTCGACCCCGTTGCCGTTTCCACCAGCGGGCATTCCCTGCTGGACGGCGGGGGTATAGAGACCATCGCGGAGAGGCTCTTCCCCCTCGCCGAGGTGATTACCCCCAACCTCACCGAGGCTTCGCTGCTCCTGGGCGGGGAGATCGCCGACGTGGAGGCGATGAAGGAAGCCGCGGCCAGCTTGATGGACATGGGGCCCTCCTGCGTGCTGCTCAAGGGCGGGCACCTGGAGGGGTCGTCGCAGGCGGTAGATATATTCTACGACGGCTCCGTGATGGTGGCCCTAGCCGCGCCCGCCGTTGCCACCGCGGACACCCATGGCACCGGCTGCATGCTCTCCGCCGCTATCGCCGCCTACCTGGCCCTGGGGCACGGTCCCCTGGCCGCCGCGGACAAGGCCAAGAAGGATGTCACGCGGGCCCTGGAGCACGCGCTGGATATAGGAGGGGGGAGCGGACCGGTGTACCCGCGCCCCGCTTCCTGA
- a CDS encoding sortase, protein MSGVEALRRVTAMLVMACMLTLVLPAVSPAMAYGVADGPRLMRYSPRGGDGLGRDTAIALSFDRPMDLDSLSRAVSFEPPVGFSVSGESECLVVPDTLLAPKTAYTFRLGPGIAEDMRGTAFDGEVVVAFTTRGDGVTMEIPAFSFQGEVIEGNDPQGVASVIGFGVGHYPGTGRPGRGNYVVMAHASGQVDFPFNGLFDLREGDEITLNYGGREYRYRWSEGQVVEETAMWILDPTASAVLTAFVCCAENGRPSPTFHPSYRYVMRASLYGVSP, encoded by the coding sequence ATGAGCGGAGTAGAGGCTCTAAGGCGGGTAACGGCGATGCTGGTGATGGCGTGCATGCTGACGCTGGTGCTTCCCGCCGTGTCCCCGGCGATGGCCTACGGGGTCGCCGATGGGCCCCGGCTCATGCGCTATTCCCCCCGTGGGGGGGATGGCTTGGGCAGGGACACCGCCATCGCACTCTCCTTCGACCGTCCCATGGATCTGGACAGCCTGTCCCGGGCGGTCTCTTTCGAGCCGCCGGTGGGTTTCTCCGTCAGCGGCGAGTCTGAATGCCTGGTCGTGCCAGATACACTCCTCGCACCCAAGACCGCCTATACCTTCCGCCTCGGTCCAGGCATAGCCGAGGACATGCGGGGAACGGCCTTCGATGGCGAGGTGGTGGTCGCCTTTACTACGCGAGGGGACGGCGTGACCATGGAGATACCGGCGTTCTCTTTCCAGGGGGAGGTAATAGAGGGAAACGACCCGCAGGGAGTGGCCAGCGTGATCGGGTTCGGGGTCGGGCATTATCCCGGTACCGGGCGTCCCGGCAGGGGCAATTACGTGGTCATGGCCCACGCCAGTGGACAGGTGGACTTCCCCTTCAACGGACTCTTCGACCTGCGGGAGGGCGACGAGATAACCCTCAACTACGGCGGCAGGGAATACCGCTACCGGTGGAGCGAGGGCCAGGTGGTGGAGGAGACGGCCATGTGGATCCTGGACCCCACTGCCAGCGCGGTATTGACCGCCTTCGTCTGCTGCGCCGAGAACGGCAGGCCCTCGCCCACCTTCCACCCGTCTTACCGCTACGTCATGCGCGCCTCCCTGTATGGGGTCAGCCCCTGA
- the recG gene encoding ATP-dependent DNA helicase RecG: MSGRGDAMPGAVERRAWELEAHWEALRRPVSVVSGIGSSFLRHLHAMEIHTLEDLLYHFPRRYLDRRKLSRIGDVRIGEETTVVGTVRSAELNRISRNRSILHVAIYDGSAYLYGVWFNQPYHSDRLRPETEVAFSGRVQYRYGRLQMVNPAYDILEDSGEVGMKTVHTGRIIPLHPATQKMSAAMLRRLIMRALEQYGDLPDHIPYGLRCRYGYPHRAQALREMHFPGSSGRLNRARQRMAYDELLVMQVALALRRQRLKSGTPGITHAPPGRGVKALMDSLPFTLTAAQKRAFEEISGDMARPYPMNRLLEGEVGSGKTVVALLALLLTHESGHQGAIMAPTEVLAEQHFANITSMLGHGLQVRVELLTGNTAAARRREILESARSGALDILVGTHALISGDVEFRSLGLVVVDEQHRFGLRQRMLLKEKGTCPDTLIMTATPIPRTLSLTLYGDLEVSVLDEVPAGRAGTRTMVVGPDGRKDAYELMGAELAAGRQGFVVCPLVDASPAVEAKAAEKEARELARVFPGVCIGLLHGQMAKADKDAAMASFRDGEIELLVSTTVIEVGIDIANATVMLVENADRFGLSQLHQLRGRVGRGEHPSHSIFVFDGDSEESRQRMRAIADISDGFKLAEADLEIRGEGSLFGTRQSGMPDLRVARLTRDFRLLQRAREDAFALVEMDHRLSSPEHQLLRLEVAHRFQENLEWLFNA, from the coding sequence ATGTCGGGGCGGGGTGACGCCATGCCGGGAGCCGTGGAGCGGCGCGCCTGGGAGCTGGAGGCCCACTGGGAGGCGCTGAGAAGGCCAGTGAGCGTGGTCAGCGGGATCGGCAGCAGCTTCCTGCGGCACCTGCACGCCATGGAGATCCACACCCTGGAAGACCTGCTCTACCACTTTCCCCGCCGTTACCTGGACCGGCGCAAGCTGTCCAGGATCGGTGACGTGCGCATCGGTGAGGAGACGACGGTGGTGGGTACGGTGCGCAGCGCCGAGCTAAACCGCATCTCCCGTAACCGCAGCATATTGCACGTGGCCATCTACGACGGCTCCGCATATCTCTACGGCGTGTGGTTCAATCAGCCCTATCACTCCGACCGGCTGCGGCCTGAAACCGAGGTGGCTTTCTCGGGGAGGGTACAGTACCGCTACGGACGCCTGCAGATGGTGAACCCCGCCTACGACATCCTGGAGGACTCCGGGGAGGTGGGCATGAAGACGGTACATACGGGGCGCATAATCCCCCTCCACCCGGCCACCCAGAAGATGAGCGCGGCCATGCTGCGCCGTCTCATCATGCGCGCCCTCGAGCAGTACGGGGACCTTCCCGACCACATCCCGTACGGGCTCAGGTGCCGTTACGGGTATCCCCACCGCGCCCAGGCCCTGCGCGAGATGCATTTCCCGGGATCGTCCGGCCGCCTCAATCGCGCCCGCCAGCGCATGGCCTACGACGAACTTCTGGTGATGCAGGTGGCATTGGCGCTGCGCCGCCAGCGGCTCAAGTCGGGCACCCCCGGGATAACCCACGCCCCTCCCGGTCGCGGCGTGAAGGCGTTGATGGACTCCCTGCCGTTCACCTTGACCGCGGCGCAGAAGAGGGCCTTCGAGGAGATAAGCGGGGACATGGCCAGGCCTTATCCCATGAACCGCCTGCTCGAGGGGGAGGTGGGATCGGGAAAGACGGTGGTGGCGCTCTTGGCGTTGCTGCTGACGCACGAGAGCGGCCACCAGGGGGCGATCATGGCCCCCACCGAGGTACTGGCGGAACAGCATTTCGCGAACATAACTTCCATGCTCGGCCACGGGCTGCAGGTACGGGTAGAGTTGCTCACCGGCAACACCGCCGCCGCCAGGCGCCGTGAGATACTGGAGTCGGCACGCAGCGGCGCCCTCGACATCCTGGTAGGCACCCATGCCCTCATATCCGGGGACGTTGAGTTCAGGAGCCTGGGCCTGGTGGTGGTGGACGAGCAGCACCGTTTCGGGTTGCGCCAGCGCATGCTCCTCAAGGAGAAGGGCACCTGTCCGGACACACTCATCATGACCGCGACGCCGATCCCCCGTACCCTGTCGCTCACCCTCTACGGCGACCTGGAGGTCTCGGTGCTGGACGAGGTCCCCGCGGGGAGGGCGGGAACGCGCACCATGGTGGTGGGCCCCGACGGCAGGAAGGACGCCTACGAACTCATGGGGGCGGAACTGGCAGCCGGCCGCCAGGGATTCGTGGTCTGTCCGCTGGTGGACGCGTCCCCCGCCGTCGAAGCCAAAGCGGCGGAGAAAGAGGCCAGGGAGCTGGCCAGGGTCTTTCCCGGCGTCTGCATCGGCCTGCTGCACGGCCAGATGGCCAAAGCCGACAAGGACGCTGCCATGGCCTCTTTCCGGGACGGCGAGATCGAGCTACTCGTGTCGACCACCGTCATCGAGGTGGGGATAGACATAGCCAATGCCACGGTCATGCTGGTGGAGAACGCCGACCGCTTCGGTCTCTCCCAGCTCCACCAGTTGCGCGGCAGGGTGGGAAGGGGGGAGCACCCTTCTCACAGCATCTTTGTCTTCGATGGGGACAGCGAAGAGTCCAGGCAACGCATGCGCGCCATCGCGGATATATCCGACGGTTTCAAGCTGGCCGAGGCCGACCTGGAGATACGCGGCGAGGGCTCCCTGTTCGGCACCCGCCAGTCGGGCATGCCGGATCTGCGCGTAGCCCGGCTCACGCGCGACTTCCGCCTGCTGCAGCGGGCGCGCGAGGACGCCTTCGCGCTGGTGGAAATGGACCATCGCCTCAGCAGCCCCGAGCATCAGCTGCTGCGCCTGGAGGTGGCCCACCGCTTCCAGGAAAACCTCGAATGGCTCTTCAACGCCTGA
- the rsmD gene encoding 16S rRNA (guanine(966)-N(2))-methyltransferase RsmD, which translates to MRIIAGEAKGRHIKAPRGRATRPMRDFVREAVFSMLSDRTAGARVLDLFAGSGSLGLEALSRGAQEAVFVDRGGAPIRIIQENLDMLGMADRGLVVRAEILDYLRKASPPPAPYNLIFIDPPFRIDVNYRQKMLKSLAEGGFLAPSAVVIIEAPLRSSPPGPPEGVNFRERRKYGESAVDVYVRE; encoded by the coding sequence ATGAGGATAATAGCGGGAGAGGCAAAAGGGAGACATATCAAGGCGCCCAGGGGCAGGGCCACTCGACCCATGAGGGACTTCGTGCGCGAGGCCGTGTTCAGCATGCTCTCTGACAGGACAGCGGGCGCAAGGGTGCTCGACCTGTTCGCAGGGAGCGGCTCACTGGGGTTGGAGGCATTGAGCCGGGGGGCGCAGGAGGCGGTTTTCGTGGACCGTGGCGGTGCGCCCATCCGTATTATTCAGGAAAATCTGGATATGCTTGGAATGGCGGACAGGGGTCTGGTGGTGAGGGCCGAGATTCTCGATTACCTGCGAAAAGCCTCGCCTCCCCCGGCGCCGTACAATTTGATTTTTATAGACCCACCCTTTAGAATTGATGTGAACTATCGGCAGAAGATGCTAAAAAGTCTAGCCGAAGGCGGGTTCCTTGCCCCGTCGGCGGTGGTGATCATAGAGGCTCCACTGCGGAGCTCGCCCCCGGGTCCGCCTGAAGGAGTGAACTTCCGGGAGAGGCGGAAGTACGGGGAATCCGCGGTGGATGTTTATGTAAGAGAGTAA
- a CDS encoding Asp23/Gls24 family envelope stress response protein, whose protein sequence is MNKENARGDLGKVSISDDVLADLAGLTCTRCYGIVGMASQSFQEGVAELLGRDSLRKGVRLKRSDDVLSFDLYVIVEAGINIAEVAHNLIEQVKYMVESSTGLTVDEVQVHVQGVRVN, encoded by the coding sequence GTGAACAAGGAAAACGCACGTGGTGACCTTGGAAAAGTGAGCATCAGCGACGATGTCCTTGCCGATCTGGCCGGCCTTACCTGCACCCGCTGTTACGGCATCGTGGGCATGGCCAGCCAGAGCTTCCAGGAGGGTGTGGCGGAGCTGCTGGGAAGGGATTCATTGCGGAAGGGCGTGCGGCTGAAGCGATCCGACGACGTTCTCAGTTTCGACCTCTACGTTATCGTGGAGGCCGGCATCAACATCGCTGAGGTCGCACACAACCTCATCGAACAGGTCAAATACATGGTCGAAAGCTCCACCGGGCTTACAGTTGACGAGGTGCAGGTACACGTCCAGGGCGTCAGGGTCAACTGA
- the rpmB gene encoding 50S ribosomal protein L28 — MSRICEVCGKKPGFGFNVSHSHRKTKRRWNPNVQKIRVITDGKPGHMNVCTKCMKAGKVERH, encoded by the coding sequence ATGTCCAGGATATGCGAGGTATGCGGCAAGAAGCCCGGTTTCGGGTTCAACGTCAGCCATTCCCACCGCAAGACGAAGCGGCGGTGGAATCCCAACGTCCAGAAGATCCGGGTGATAACGGACGGCAAGCCAGGCCATATGAACGTCTGCACCAAGTGCATGAAGGCCGGTAAGGTGGAGCGGCACTGA
- the thiE gene encoding thiamine phosphate synthase, whose product MLRHRLGLYVITYADTSAGGGHLDVAAAALEGGADAIQLRAKELGGREMHELASRICAMARQRGDCIFFVNDRVDVAMASGADGVHLGQEDLELEAARSLVGEDMIVGISATTVEEAKRAEAGGADYLGVGPVFATPSKPDAVLPMGLEGLEEIRGAVALPIVAIGGVSEANARQVFDAGADGIAVISAVTGTADMAGAVRALRRLVDGCLRGR is encoded by the coding sequence ATGCTGAGGCACAGACTCGGGCTATACGTCATCACCTACGCGGATACGTCGGCGGGCGGTGGCCACCTGGACGTGGCCGCGGCGGCCCTGGAGGGCGGCGCGGACGCCATCCAGTTGCGTGCCAAGGAACTCGGCGGGAGAGAGATGCACGAACTGGCTTCCCGCATCTGCGCTATGGCCAGGCAGCGGGGGGACTGCATCTTCTTCGTAAACGACCGCGTGGACGTGGCCATGGCGTCAGGGGCTGACGGGGTGCACCTGGGCCAGGAGGACCTGGAGCTGGAAGCGGCGCGCTCCCTGGTCGGCGAGGATATGATCGTAGGCATTTCAGCCACCACGGTGGAGGAGGCGAAACGAGCCGAAGCGGGCGGCGCCGACTACCTGGGGGTGGGCCCGGTGTTCGCCACACCGAGCAAACCGGACGCGGTCTTACCCATGGGACTGGAGGGACTGGAGGAGATACGTGGCGCGGTCGCGCTGCCCATAGTGGCCATCGGCGGCGTCAGCGAGGCAAATGCGAGGCAGGTCTTCGATGCGGGCGCGGACGGCATCGCGGTGATCTCCGCGGTTACCGGGACCGCGGACATGGCTGGGGCGGTCCGGGCATTGCGCCGGCTGGTCGACGGCTGCTTGCGAGGGAGGTAA
- the thiC gene encoding phosphomethylpyrimidine synthase ThiC, with protein MSRNTLLEELRRGNVPPFLDELAAAEGLDRGALVEAMLEGTAVVPCNATREMGRPCIVGGGSRTKVNANIGTSSDYTGIEDELVKLRAAVEAGADAVMDLSTGGPIDKVRDAVVANSPIPVGSVPIYQAAVRALDEKGSVVRMTPDDMFRAIEDHCASGVDFITVHCGVTARVLEALRANPRIADIVSRGGAFLAGWILHHGEENPLYSDFERLLEIARRYEVTLSLGDGLRPGCIEDATDAAQVAELVVLGELVKRCRDAGVQCMVEGPGHIPLHQVEANIRMAKSITRGAPFYVLGPLVTDVAAGYDHIAAAIGGAVAAMAGADFLCYVTPREHLGLPTAEDVREGVVVTRIAAHAADIARGVPGAREWDLYMSMARKGLRWEEQLRLALDPVKARRLFGERQVEGEEACTMCGDFCAMRFISEYLGREDLAACD; from the coding sequence ATGAGCAGGAACACTTTACTGGAGGAATTACGGCGGGGGAACGTGCCGCCCTTCCTGGACGAGCTGGCAGCCGCCGAGGGACTGGACCGCGGCGCTTTGGTGGAGGCGATGCTGGAGGGAACCGCGGTGGTCCCCTGCAACGCCACCCGCGAGATGGGGCGTCCCTGCATAGTCGGGGGAGGCTCGCGTACCAAGGTCAACGCCAACATCGGCACCTCCAGCGACTACACCGGCATCGAGGACGAGCTGGTGAAGCTGCGGGCCGCGGTGGAAGCCGGCGCCGACGCGGTGATGGACCTCTCCACGGGCGGCCCCATAGACAAGGTCAGGGACGCCGTCGTCGCGAACTCCCCCATACCCGTGGGCTCCGTCCCCATCTACCAGGCGGCGGTGCGTGCCCTGGACGAAAAAGGGAGCGTAGTCAGGATGACCCCGGACGACATGTTCCGCGCCATCGAGGACCACTGCGCCTCCGGCGTGGACTTCATCACCGTGCACTGCGGGGTGACCGCGAGGGTACTCGAGGCCCTCAGGGCCAACCCGCGCATCGCCGACATCGTCAGCCGCGGCGGCGCCTTCCTGGCGGGGTGGATCCTGCACCACGGCGAGGAGAACCCGCTCTACTCCGATTTCGAGCGCCTGCTGGAGATCGCCCGCAGGTACGAGGTCACCCTGTCCCTGGGTGACGGCCTGAGACCGGGCTGCATCGAGGACGCCACCGACGCCGCCCAGGTGGCGGAGCTGGTGGTCCTGGGCGAGCTGGTAAAGCGCTGCCGCGATGCCGGCGTGCAGTGCATGGTGGAAGGACCGGGGCATATCCCCCTGCACCAGGTGGAGGCGAACATCCGCATGGCCAAGAGCATAACCCGCGGCGCCCCTTTCTACGTGCTGGGGCCGTTGGTCACTGACGTGGCCGCCGGTTACGACCATATCGCGGCCGCCATCGGGGGGGCCGTCGCCGCCATGGCCGGCGCGGACTTCCTCTGTTACGTGACCCCGCGCGAGCACCTGGGGCTGCCCACCGCGGAGGACGTGCGCGAGGGGGTCGTCGTCACGCGTATCGCCGCCCATGCCGCGGATATAGCTCGTGGCGTACCGGGCGCGAGGGAGTGGGACCTGTACATGAGCATGGCCAGGAAAGGGCTGCGGTGGGAGGAACAGCTGCGGCTGGCCCTTGACCCGGTGAAGGCGCGGCGCCTCTTCGGCGAGCGGCAGGTGGAGGGGGAGGAGGCCTGCACCATGTGCGGCGATTTCTGCGCCATGCGCTTCATCTCGGAGTACCTGGGGCGCGAGGACCTCGCGGCCTGCGATTGA
- a CDS encoding DAK2 domain-containing protein, whose translation MVESLEAADLVGLMEVAIGALKVHKEEINAMNVFPVPDGDTGTNMLLTMQAVQEAILSSPGRDIPSVCQAISRGSLMGARGNSGVVLSQILKGMTEVIAESEAVDVQVMAGALIRGSEVAYRAVMKPVEGTILTVVREASEEGARSKDGQTNLEEWFTGVVLKARETLEHTPELLPVLKEAGVVDAGGRGLLAIFEGILAYLTGEELQVIEEEVSQAVALERPQVEDFRYEAQFILHCKDSRAERFRENLHELGGSVLVVGGDKLYRVHVHTDQLGRVIEEASSIGRLSDVEITDLKLQVEDLDAGRTAREMKPIGVIAVAVGDGIKEILRSMGVDHIVDGGQSMNPSTAEMLDAIEGIAQEKVLLVPNNKNIIPAAEQTRELTEKEVLVIPAVSIAEGFAAMVAYDARGEMESNYERMTQAMEKVKTGAVTVAVRDSKGKPGKIKKGSFIGLFRGDIVSAAQDPLAAAGTLLESMLDEGDEIVSMVIGDEAYGLDHSELVGLLEDRGLEVEVIDGGQPVYHYIFGVE comes from the coding sequence TTGGTCGAGAGTTTAGAGGCGGCGGATCTCGTCGGTCTCATGGAAGTGGCCATCGGTGCCCTCAAGGTCCACAAGGAAGAGATCAACGCCATGAACGTGTTCCCGGTGCCCGACGGCGATACCGGCACAAATATGCTCCTGACCATGCAGGCGGTGCAGGAAGCGATACTCTCATCCCCGGGCCGGGACATCCCTTCCGTCTGCCAGGCCATCTCGCGCGGCTCGCTCATGGGGGCGCGGGGCAACTCGGGCGTGGTGCTCTCCCAGATACTCAAGGGCATGACCGAGGTCATCGCGGAGAGCGAAGCGGTGGACGTGCAGGTTATGGCGGGCGCGCTGATCCGGGGCTCCGAGGTAGCATACCGCGCGGTCATGAAGCCGGTGGAGGGGACCATTCTCACCGTGGTCAGGGAGGCTTCCGAGGAGGGCGCGCGAAGCAAGGACGGCCAGACGAACCTGGAAGAGTGGTTCACGGGGGTGGTGCTCAAGGCGAGGGAGACCCTGGAGCACACCCCGGAGCTCCTGCCGGTGCTCAAGGAGGCCGGCGTGGTGGACGCCGGCGGGCGCGGCCTGCTGGCCATCTTCGAGGGCATCCTGGCTTACCTCACCGGTGAGGAACTGCAGGTCATCGAGGAAGAGGTCAGCCAGGCGGTCGCCCTGGAGCGCCCCCAGGTCGAGGACTTTCGCTACGAAGCCCAGTTCATCCTGCACTGCAAGGACTCACGGGCGGAGCGTTTCCGTGAGAACCTCCACGAGCTGGGGGGATCGGTGCTGGTGGTCGGGGGCGACAAGCTCTACCGCGTTCACGTCCATACCGACCAGTTGGGCAGGGTGATCGAGGAGGCGTCCAGCATCGGACGCCTCAGCGACGTGGAGATCACCGACCTCAAGCTGCAGGTGGAAGACCTAGATGCCGGCCGCACCGCCAGGGAGATGAAACCTATCGGGGTGATCGCGGTGGCGGTGGGTGACGGCATCAAGGAGATATTGCGCTCCATGGGCGTGGACCACATCGTGGACGGCGGCCAGAGCATGAACCCGAGTACCGCCGAGATGCTGGACGCCATCGAGGGCATCGCTCAGGAGAAGGTCCTGCTCGTCCCCAATAACAAGAACATCATACCGGCTGCGGAGCAGACCCGGGAACTCACCGAGAAGGAAGTCCTGGTCATACCGGCTGTGTCCATCGCGGAGGGCTTCGCCGCCATGGTGGCCTATGACGCCCGCGGCGAGATGGAGAGCAACTACGAGCGCATGACCCAGGCCATGGAGAAGGTGAAGACCGGAGCGGTGACGGTCGCGGTGCGCGACAGCAAGGGTAAGCCGGGCAAGATAAAGAAAGGCAGCTTTATCGGCCTCTTCCGCGGCGATATAGTGTCGGCCGCGCAGGATCCGCTGGCGGCGGCGGGCACGCTGCTCGAGAGCATGCTCGACGAGGGCGACGAGATCGTGAGCATGGTCATCGGCGACGAAGCGTACGGCCTGGACCATTCCGAGCTCGTGGGGTTGCTTGAGGACAGGGGGCTGGAGGTGGAAGTGATAGACGGAGGTCAGCCCGTCTATCACTACATCTTCGGGGTGGAATAG
- the thiL gene encoding thiamine-phosphate kinase, whose translation MRVADEGEFGIIARLRGMLEGGRDGLVRGIGDDTAVFRSPAGGLWAYTADAVVEGVHFDPSYTSWHSLGYKALAVNVSDLASMGGCPPAFALVVLGLAAETEVEAVEELYRGLRDCGDEFGCGVVGGDIVRSPSGMFISVSLVGRIPGETFLTRGGAREGQTVMVTGTLGDSFLGLRWLMDGHGGDNECARRHLYPRPRLEEGRRAGELGATAAIDISDGLLRDLGHICEESGVGAEVMLEKIPISDPATNVARQLGEDAAGAALYGGEDYELILVADPGRVDALRAELGLSAIGRITPGEGVRVLDASGRPVDIGRSGYEHFKEG comes from the coding sequence GTGCGCGTAGCCGATGAGGGAGAGTTCGGGATCATCGCCCGCCTGCGCGGCATGCTCGAGGGCGGGCGCGATGGCTTGGTGCGCGGCATCGGTGACGATACCGCCGTCTTCCGCTCCCCGGCGGGCGGTCTGTGGGCCTATACCGCAGACGCGGTGGTGGAGGGGGTGCATTTTGACCCCTCTTACACCTCCTGGCACTCCCTGGGCTATAAGGCCCTGGCGGTAAACGTCTCGGATCTGGCCTCCATGGGGGGATGCCCCCCCGCCTTTGCCCTGGTCGTCCTGGGGCTGGCGGCGGAGACAGAGGTGGAGGCGGTGGAGGAGCTATACCGCGGCCTCCGTGACTGTGGCGATGAGTTCGGGTGCGGTGTGGTGGGAGGGGACATAGTGCGTTCGCCATCGGGCATGTTCATCTCCGTCTCCCTAGTGGGCCGCATCCCGGGTGAGACCTTTCTCACCCGCGGTGGCGCGAGGGAAGGGCAGACGGTCATGGTCACCGGCACCCTGGGGGACTCCTTCCTGGGATTGCGGTGGCTGATGGACGGGCACGGCGGCGACAACGAGTGCGCGCGGCGCCACCTCTATCCCCGGCCCCGGCTGGAGGAGGGGAGGAGGGCGGGGGAACTGGGCGCCACGGCGGCCATCGATATAAGCGACGGGCTCCTGCGGGACCTTGGCCATATCTGCGAGGAGAGCGGGGTGGGCGCAGAGGTCATGTTAGAGAAGATACCCATCTCGGATCCCGCCACCAATGTAGCCCGGCAGCTGGGCGAGGACGCTGCCGGCGCGGCTCTCTACGGGGGAGAGGATTACGAGCTCATCCTGGTGGCGGACCCAGGCAGGGTGGACGCCCTGCGGGCGGAACTGGGCCTCAGCGCCATCGGCAGGATAACACCGGGAGAAGGGGTGCGGGTACTGGATGCCTCCGGGAGACCCGTCGATATCGGACGTTCGGGCTACGAGCATTTCAAGGAGGGATAG
- the coaD gene encoding pantetheine-phosphate adenylyltransferase — MDAKVAICPGTFDPITCGHMDVITRSYRHFDRFIVAVAVNPFKQPLFNVEERVSLLEKATAGLDGVEVTSFDTLLVDFARKVGATVIVKGLRAISDFEYEFQMSQINQAMGEEIETFFVMAAPEYTFISSSAVREVAAYGGSITGLVPANLEKELGEMFNKKFDMLKKGAV; from the coding sequence ATAGACGCCAAAGTCGCGATCTGCCCGGGGACTTTCGACCCCATCACCTGCGGCCACATGGACGTGATCACAAGATCGTACAGGCACTTCGACCGCTTTATCGTGGCCGTAGCGGTCAACCCCTTTAAACAGCCCCTGTTCAACGTGGAGGAGAGGGTCTCTTTGCTGGAGAAGGCCACCGCGGGGTTGGATGGCGTCGAGGTGACGTCCTTCGATACCCTCTTGGTCGATTTCGCCCGCAAGGTCGGCGCTACGGTCATCGTCAAGGGCTTGAGGGCCATCAGTGATTTCGAATATGAGTTCCAGATGTCACAGATCAATCAGGCCATGGGCGAAGAGATAGAGACGTTTTTCGTCATGGCCGCACCGGAGTACACGTTTATCAGCTCAAGCGCGGTACGTGAGGTAGCAGCATACGGAGGCTCCATAACCGGGCTGGTACCTGCGAACCTGGAGAAGGAGCTTGGCGAGATGTTCAACAAGAAATTCGACATGTTGAAGAAAGGGGCGGTCTAG